The Dehalococcoidia bacterium genome contains a region encoding:
- a CDS encoding acyl-CoA dehydratase activase, with protein MPGIDDLISRLYFAGIDIGSTMSKATIVDAEGKMLAYVVGPTGAQHRLRANKVMEDTLRKGGLPLADIAYIVSTGYGRVNVPFADKQITELTCHAKGVAALFPDVKTAIDIGGQDAKVLKIKNGRLVDFLTNDKCAAGTGRFLEVAAETLGLDLNEMGNISLQTDTPVKINSLCTIFAQQEIISRLSTGEPLPDILAGVYIAIATRVVKLARQLKVEAPVVFTGGVAKNAGMVKAMETVLGVPVLIPEEPLITGSLGAAILARDEAFKLVQRGEYQAHRDKKLTEARVDFGEKAK; from the coding sequence GTGCCCGGCATCGATGATCTGATCTCACGCCTTTATTTCGCCGGCATCGATATCGGCTCCACAATGTCCAAGGCAACAATTGTGGATGCCGAAGGCAAGATGCTGGCTTATGTTGTCGGCCCCACCGGCGCCCAGCACCGACTGCGCGCCAACAAGGTCATGGAAGATACCCTGCGCAAGGGCGGATTGCCGCTCGCGGATATCGCCTATATAGTCTCCACCGGCTACGGCCGTGTCAATGTGCCCTTTGCCGACAAGCAGATCACCGAGCTGACCTGCCACGCTAAAGGGGTGGCTGCGCTGTTTCCCGATGTGAAGACGGCCATTGATATCGGGGGACAGGACGCCAAGGTGCTTAAAATAAAAAATGGCCGCCTTGTGGATTTTCTGACCAACGATAAATGCGCCGCCGGCACAGGCAGGTTCCTGGAGGTGGCCGCCGAAACCCTGGGGCTGGACCTCAACGAGATGGGCAATATCTCCCTCCAGACCGATACGCCGGTCAAGATCAACAGCCTGTGCACCATCTTCGCCCAGCAGGAGATCATCTCACGTCTATCAACGGGGGAACCCCTGCCCGATATACTGGCGGGAGTCTATATAGCCATAGCCACACGCGTGGTCAAGCTGGCCCGCCAGCTCAAGGTGGAGGCGCCGGTGGTCTTCACGGGCGGTGTGGCCAAGAACGCCGGCATGGTCAAAGCCATGGAGACCGTGCTGGGCGTGCCCGTGCTCATTCCCGAGGAGCCGCTTATCACCGGCTCGCTGGGAGCGGCCATTCTGGCGCGCGACGAGGCCTTCAAGCTGGTGCAGCGCGGCGAATACCAGGCGCACCGCGACAAGAAGCTTACCGAGGCCCGTGTGGATTTCGGGGAGAAGGCTAAATGA
- a CDS encoding acyl-CoA dehydratase activase — MSAYYLGIDIGSVGGKAVIIDDNRVIIASVVIPSGNNYATTAAALKEEVLNRAGLKPEDIKAGSSTGTGGRNAAADSYHGVIVCNARGVNLVFPSARTIVDIGGQGSQLIDIDEKGQVINFNISEICATGSARLLQLVARILQLNIEDLGPLSLKSTQPSSFSTSCTVFLETEVITRIAQGDKPEDIVAGIHRSIADKVSALTRGVNIRPDVAVIGGGALDIGLVRSIEEKLKLKVLVPQNPRIIAALGAALIARDRAA, encoded by the coding sequence ATGAGCGCCTATTACCTTGGCATCGATATCGGATCCGTCGGCGGCAAGGCCGTCATCATAGATGACAACAGGGTAATTATCGCGTCAGTCGTGATACCTTCGGGCAACAATTATGCCACCACGGCAGCCGCGCTCAAAGAGGAGGTACTGAACAGGGCCGGCCTCAAGCCGGAGGACATCAAGGCCGGCAGCTCCACGGGCACCGGCGGTCGCAATGCTGCGGCCGACAGCTATCACGGGGTCATCGTCTGCAACGCCCGCGGCGTCAACCTTGTCTTCCCTTCCGCCCGCACAATAGTGGACATCGGCGGACAGGGCAGCCAGCTCATCGATATCGATGAAAAAGGCCAGGTGATCAACTTCAATATCTCCGAGATCTGCGCCACGGGCAGCGCCCGCCTGCTGCAGCTGGTGGCGCGCATACTGCAGCTGAACATCGAGGACCTGGGTCCGCTCTCTTTAAAATCCACGCAGCCGTCCAGCTTCTCCACATCCTGCACCGTGTTCCTGGAGACCGAGGTTATCACGCGAATCGCGCAGGGCGACAAGCCGGAGGACATCGTGGCCGGCATCCACCGCTCCATCGCCGATAAGGTCAGCGCTCTGACGCGCGGCGTAAACATCCGGCCGGACGTGGCTGTCATCGGAGGCGGAGCGCTCGATATCGGCCTCGTCCGGAGCATCGAGGAAAAGCTGAAGCTCAAGGTGCTGGTTCCTCAGAACCCCCGCATCATCGCCGCACTGGGCGCGGCATTGATCGCAAGGGACCGTGCTGCCTAG
- a CDS encoding helix-turn-helix transcriptional regulator has product MSLKHGLLGFLSYGPKTGYDLSKMFFEPLRPSLSQIYRKLNVLNEDGLIECERVDQAKLPYKNVFSITDKGRAELTRWLKEPPEFVVPRETLLVKIWYGSRAPKKDMVNNIKKYNKKLKNVVEKYKSMAKPAIESDLWGSADPLDKLYWTLVVDRTLAQYEALLEWTENAVKIISNFDESTDGKKRQ; this is encoded by the coding sequence ATGTCATTGAAACACGGCTTGCTGGGATTCCTCAGTTACGGTCCTAAAACAGGATACGACCTGTCGAAAATGTTTTTCGAGCCGCTGCGGCCTTCGCTCAGCCAGATTTACCGTAAACTAAACGTTTTGAATGAGGATGGACTGATCGAATGCGAGAGAGTGGATCAGGCAAAACTCCCGTATAAAAACGTGTTCTCCATCACCGACAAGGGCAGGGCTGAACTGACGAGATGGCTCAAAGAGCCTCCCGAATTTGTTGTTCCCCGTGAAACACTTTTGGTGAAGATATGGTATGGAAGCCGCGCACCTAAAAAAGACATGGTTAACAATATTAAAAAATATAATAAAAAATTGAAAAACGTGGTTGAGAAATATAAGTCGATGGCCAAACCTGCCATTGAATCCGACCTGTGGGGCTCGGCGGACCCGCTGGATAAGCTTTACTGGACGCTGGTTGTGGACCGGACCCTTGCACAGTATGAAGCTTTGCTGGAGTGGACGGAGAACGCCGTAAAAATAATCTCAAATTTTGATGAATCGACCGATGGCAAAAAGCGGCAGTAA
- a CDS encoding long-chain-fatty-acid--CoA ligase, with protein MNLVVGELLLNSVNRYPKRNAIVGDDASFTYEELNRRVNRIANNLLAGGLKKGDRLAILLMNCYQFVELIMACAKSGIIMVPVNWRFQAPEIKYVVDNSDACAMIMGEEFIPTMETAAKDIKQIPADKYWVVGSKKFRDAGGLYQDLVKEGSTAEPDVKIDPEDILCIGYTSGTTGFPKGAVTLHKTGVETAVVMNLEFVTSYMVNLIVMPTFHSNSINNVMASFLSGMTIHIYHLRGFNGEEILQIIDKYKVNISSMVPTMYNIILALPEEVRNKYDVSSMTTLLSSSAPISAKTKKEILSFFKNGKLYEGYGATETGVVTALRPEDQLRKLNSVGQAVFGKQIKILDPDGNEMKPGEIGEIYTRGINIFKGYLKNPEATKAAFRGDWCAVGDMGYVDEENYLYLVDRKNDMIISGGENIYPTEVENVIYAHPSVREVAIVGVPDEFWGESVKAVVLLKDGMSATQEEIVEFTKGKLAGYKRPRTVDFVTELPMTPTGKILRRLVKEKYWKGKDSRII; from the coding sequence ATGAACCTGGTTGTAGGCGAACTTTTGCTCAACAGCGTCAACAGGTATCCCAAGCGCAATGCCATTGTCGGCGATGATGCCTCTTTCACATACGAGGAGCTCAACCGCCGTGTAAACCGCATTGCCAATAACCTGCTGGCCGGCGGATTAAAGAAGGGCGACAGGCTGGCGATACTGCTCATGAACTGCTATCAGTTCGTCGAGTTGATCATGGCCTGCGCTAAATCAGGCATCATCATGGTCCCGGTCAACTGGCGCTTCCAGGCGCCCGAGATCAAGTATGTCGTCGACAACTCCGACGCCTGCGCCATGATAATGGGAGAAGAGTTCATTCCCACAATGGAAACAGCAGCCAAGGACATTAAACAGATCCCGGCGGACAAATATTGGGTGGTGGGGAGTAAGAAGTTCCGCGATGCGGGAGGCCTTTATCAGGACCTGGTAAAAGAAGGTTCCACGGCAGAGCCCGATGTAAAAATCGATCCCGAAGACATTTTATGTATCGGCTACACATCAGGCACCACCGGTTTCCCCAAGGGTGCAGTCACCCTGCACAAAACAGGCGTGGAGACCGCCGTGGTCATGAACCTTGAGTTCGTGACCTCTTATATGGTCAACCTGATCGTGATGCCTACCTTCCACTCCAACTCCATCAATAATGTCATGGCTTCCTTTCTCAGTGGCATGACCATCCATATATATCACCTGCGCGGATTCAACGGCGAGGAGATACTTCAGATAATCGATAAATACAAGGTCAATATCTCCAGCATGGTGCCGACCATGTACAACATTATCCTGGCCCTGCCCGAAGAAGTGCGCAATAAATACGACGTCTCGAGTATGACCACGCTGCTCTCCTCCTCCGCCCCGATATCGGCCAAAACCAAGAAAGAGATACTATCCTTTTTTAAAAACGGCAAACTCTACGAGGGCTACGGCGCCACCGAGACGGGCGTGGTAACCGCTCTGCGCCCCGAGGACCAGCTCAGAAAGCTGAATTCTGTGGGGCAGGCCGTCTTCGGCAAGCAGATCAAGATACTGGACCCCGACGGCAATGAGATGAAACCGGGAGAGATAGGTGAGATATATACCCGCGGCATAAATATCTTCAAAGGATACCTTAAGAATCCCGAGGCCACCAAGGCCGCCTTCCGCGGCGACTGGTGCGCCGTGGGTGACATGGGATATGTGGACGAGGAGAACTACCTGTACCTGGTTGACCGCAAAAACGACATGATCATCTCGGGCGGCGAGAACATCTACCCCACCGAAGTTGAGAACGTTATTTATGCACATCCATCAGTCAGAGAGGTGGCCATCGTCGGCGTGCCGGACGAATTCTGGGGCGAGTCGGTCAAGGCGGTGGTCCTGCTGAAGGACGGGATGAGCGCTACGCAGGAAGAGATCGTCGAATTCACCAAGGGAAAGCTGGCCGGCTATAAACGTCCGCGCACGGTGGACTTCGTTACAGAGCTGCCCATGACTCCCACCGGCAAGATATTACGCCGCCTGGTCAAGGAAAAATACTGGAAGGGCAAAGACAGCAGAATAATATAG
- a CDS encoding 2-hydroxyacyl-CoA dehydratase family protein — translation MSETETTAKTEKKRAINRLKSMYPLRNLVQQDYVDTLQASKEGRPTVWSMLTIFEGDIPLKAMDLNIIYPENYATLLAASGTAEQFLDASDSDGFPTHMCGYGRSTIGYSYRMMKENGGRIPPDAPLGGMARPSLLLGSGIFCDARFKWFQALARYFDTPQWCLEMPVMGTAEGSEEDLEGYQVKFLVKELNDYISFLEKLFKKKMDWNRFEELMELAIQIHETVWQISEARKAIPGPMHSTDFWSSMPPSLFFAGDMKVALKLYRDMLAEVQERIKNKEAAINYPERYRLIFAELPPWHSLKFFDSLAEKGWNFVFEGYGYHAPKPPDLSRISDPVEKLARLSRNFVFNIHTHARKNSINNPIVACYLNYAGGYRADGFFLHPLISCRAASSNLRPIQDFLLKKLDVPTLWVEGDIIDKRVFNPQDTLARAEAFEQTMDHYRKVRRSKGLDW, via the coding sequence ATGAGTGAAACGGAAACTACGGCAAAAACCGAAAAGAAAAGGGCCATCAACCGCCTGAAGAGCATGTACCCGCTGCGCAACCTGGTTCAGCAGGACTATGTCGACACGCTGCAGGCCAGCAAAGAGGGCCGACCTACAGTATGGTCCATGCTTACCATCTTCGAAGGCGATATACCCCTCAAGGCCATGGACCTCAACATCATCTATCCCGAGAATTACGCCACGCTGCTGGCAGCCTCCGGCACAGCCGAGCAGTTCCTGGATGCTTCAGACTCCGACGGCTTCCCCACACATATGTGCGGATACGGCAGGAGTACCATCGGCTATTCGTACCGCATGATGAAGGAAAACGGGGGAAGGATACCACCCGATGCGCCGCTGGGCGGGATGGCCCGACCATCGCTATTGCTCGGCTCGGGCATTTTCTGCGATGCGCGTTTCAAATGGTTTCAGGCGCTGGCCAGGTATTTCGATACCCCGCAATGGTGCCTTGAGATGCCGGTGATGGGCACTGCCGAGGGCTCGGAGGAGGACCTCGAAGGGTACCAGGTGAAGTTCCTGGTTAAAGAGCTCAACGATTACATCTCTTTCCTGGAGAAGCTTTTCAAGAAAAAGATGGACTGGAACAGGTTCGAAGAGCTGATGGAGCTAGCAATTCAGATCCACGAAACCGTCTGGCAGATCAGCGAGGCCCGCAAGGCCATTCCCGGGCCCATGCACAGCACGGACTTCTGGAGCAGCATGCCTCCGTCGCTTTTCTTCGCCGGCGACATGAAGGTTGCGCTCAAGCTGTACCGGGACATGCTGGCCGAGGTACAGGAGAGGATTAAGAATAAAGAAGCAGCCATCAACTATCCCGAAAGGTACCGGCTGATCTTCGCCGAGCTGCCCCCATGGCACAGCCTCAAGTTCTTCGACAGCCTGGCCGAGAAGGGCTGGAATTTCGTCTTCGAAGGCTACGGCTATCATGCCCCCAAACCGCCGGACCTGAGCAGGATCAGCGATCCCGTAGAGAAGCTGGCACGCCTCTCCCGTAACTTCGTATTCAATATACACACGCATGCCAGGAAGAACAGCATCAATAATCCCATCGTAGCATGCTATCTGAATTACGCCGGGGGATATCGCGCCGACGGCTTTTTTCTGCACCCGCTCATCTCCTGTCGCGCAGCAAGTTCCAATCTCCGACCGATACAGGATTTCCTGCTTAAAAAGCTGGACGTGCCTACCCTGTGGGTCGAGGGCGATATCATCGACAAGCGTGTTTTCAATCCCCAGGATACGCTGGCCAGGGCCGAGGCCTTCGAGCAGACCATGGACCATTACAGGAAAGTCCGCAGATCCAAAGGCCTGGACTGGTAA
- a CDS encoding MFS transporter encodes MSIDTGAPKEYKAGAGGKLYILITCTLLLMVNFMDRQVVAAVVEPMKAALGLNDGDMGILGTVFLLSIAVFSFPISYLIDRWSRRKAVGIMALLWSMFTAANGFAWNFWSFLIPRSLVGVGEAGFVPGGSAMIGAAYSKKARGIAMGVFGAAVPLGIALGSLAGGIIAKQYGWQAPFFIFAIPGIALGLMAFFMKDYKTVDADQAPGVKVDFVHSIAGLFKIPTLVWTFVGYGLANVMSMSFLFWSPAFIGRAWGVDVQAANSILVPIVLAAIIGSPLGGFLADLWFRKNPRGRLYVPAITIILSAFFLAAALFLQLKGPLGMVLIITYGILNVMAIPCIMAMAQDVAPVAQKGLVWGAMIFFMYVFGGGWSPYLVGAISNALGQDAQALGTALIIATLGGVLGGLCYFMASRPYIADMDRVKHEQLLAEK; translated from the coding sequence GTGTCGATAGATACAGGAGCACCAAAAGAATATAAGGCCGGAGCGGGAGGGAAGCTTTATATACTGATCACCTGCACTCTCCTCCTGATGGTTAATTTTATGGACCGGCAGGTCGTGGCCGCCGTTGTAGAGCCCATGAAAGCCGCCCTGGGGCTTAACGACGGCGACATGGGCATCCTGGGGACGGTATTTCTGCTGAGCATCGCCGTCTTCTCTTTTCCCATTTCTTATCTGATAGACCGCTGGAGCAGGCGCAAGGCCGTCGGCATAATGGCGCTGCTCTGGAGTATGTTCACGGCCGCCAACGGATTTGCCTGGAATTTCTGGAGCTTCCTCATCCCCCGCAGCCTTGTCGGAGTGGGTGAAGCCGGATTTGTGCCGGGCGGCTCGGCCATGATCGGCGCAGCATACTCGAAAAAGGCGCGCGGCATAGCCATGGGCGTATTTGGTGCGGCGGTGCCGCTGGGAATAGCGCTGGGTTCACTGGCAGGAGGCATCATAGCCAAGCAGTACGGATGGCAGGCGCCCTTCTTCATCTTCGCCATACCGGGCATCGCCCTGGGCCTGATGGCATTCTTTATGAAGGATTACAAGACCGTGGATGCAGACCAGGCGCCCGGCGTGAAAGTGGATTTCGTCCACTCAATAGCCGGCCTTTTCAAAATCCCCACCCTGGTCTGGACCTTCGTAGGCTACGGCCTGGCCAACGTTATGTCGATGTCATTTCTCTTCTGGTCGCCGGCTTTTATCGGACGTGCCTGGGGAGTGGATGTGCAGGCCGCCAACAGCATACTTGTTCCCATCGTGCTGGCCGCCATCATCGGCTCGCCGCTGGGCGGATTCCTGGCGGATTTATGGTTCAGGAAAAATCCCAGGGGCAGGCTCTATGTGCCGGCGATCACCATTATACTCAGCGCCTTTTTCCTTGCGGCAGCCCTGTTCTTACAGTTAAAAGGGCCGCTGGGCATGGTCCTGATCATCACCTACGGCATTTTAAATGTGATGGCGATCCCCTGCATCATGGCCATGGCGCAGGATGTCGCACCCGTAGCACAGAAAGGGCTTGTATGGGGCGCCATGATCTTTTTCATGTACGTATTCGGCGGCGGCTGGAGCCCTTACCTGGTCGGCGCTATCTCCAACGCGCTGGGGCAGGATGCGCAGGCGCTCGGCACCGCGCTGATAATTGCTACCCTGGGCGGTGTTCTGGGCGGCCTGTGCTATTTCATGGCTTCCAGACCCTATATCGCCGATATGGACAGGGTCAAGCATGAGCAATTGCTGGCCGAGAAATGA
- a CDS encoding 3-hydroxyacyl-CoA dehydrogenase family protein, translating into MENILVIGAGFMGTGIAQVAAQNGYRVYLHDSNAEALDKALANIRWSTGKLESKGLLKDPAKAVQERISAVKDLAIASKCRWVIEAVYEDEKLKKALFKELDTICPAETILASNTSSIRITRLASDALHPERMVGLHFFGPVPLMLLVEVIKGEKTSAAVFQKSVDFILSLNKYPVKVMKDIPGFIMNRITGTAFREALNLVEEGIATVQDVDTGMKYGYGWTLGPFEMADYAGLDVYQRVGQAFKSMGVESYAPTSTLIDKMVQAGRLGKKAGKGFYDYMPDGAKTSFDTTKLR; encoded by the coding sequence ATGGAAAACATTCTCGTCATCGGCGCCGGCTTTATGGGCACCGGCATCGCACAGGTTGCCGCCCAGAACGGCTACCGCGTCTATCTGCACGATTCCAATGCGGAGGCTTTGGATAAAGCCCTGGCCAATATCCGCTGGTCGACCGGCAAACTCGAGAGCAAGGGCCTGCTCAAGGATCCGGCTAAAGCCGTGCAGGAAAGGATCAGCGCAGTAAAAGATCTTGCCATCGCCTCAAAGTGCCGGTGGGTCATCGAAGCGGTTTATGAAGACGAAAAGCTCAAGAAAGCACTTTTCAAGGAACTGGATACTATCTGTCCGGCGGAGACTATACTGGCCAGCAATACGTCCAGCATACGTATTACCCGCCTGGCCTCGGATGCGCTGCATCCGGAGAGGATGGTGGGGCTGCACTTCTTTGGTCCGGTGCCTCTGATGCTGCTGGTTGAAGTGATCAAAGGTGAAAAAACATCCGCAGCGGTTTTTCAGAAAAGCGTGGATTTCATACTTTCGCTTAATAAATATCCGGTGAAAGTCATGAAAGACATACCCGGTTTCATTATGAACCGTATCACCGGCACGGCCTTCCGCGAGGCCCTCAACCTGGTGGAAGAGGGCATTGCCACGGTTCAGGATGTCGATACGGGTATGAAATACGGCTATGGCTGGACCCTGGGGCCGTTCGAGATGGCGGACTACGCCGGGCTGGATGTCTACCAGCGTGTCGGCCAGGCATTTAAGTCTATGGGAGTAGAATCCTACGCTCCGACTTCTACACTGATCGACAAGATGGTACAGGCCGGACGCCTCGGCAAGAAGGCAGGCAAAGGGTTCTACGACTACATGCCCGATGGGGCAAAAACTTCCTTCGATACCACGAAGCTTAGGTAA
- a CDS encoding OB-fold domain-containing protein produces the protein MSDQNAQKQQVPAIQGWFTMPPREPHIIASKCSLCNGYFFPPAQVCRNPNCKKDGAMELVMLGNKGKLEAYSVNYFSPPPPYHAPDPFVPFGVGMVSLPEGISITGQISSGFDEKNLEVGMDMDVVIEKLYEDSQGNDVMAWKFRPARK, from the coding sequence ATGAGCGATCAAAACGCGCAAAAACAGCAGGTTCCCGCCATCCAGGGTTGGTTCACAATGCCGCCCCGGGAGCCGCATATCATAGCCAGCAAATGCTCTTTGTGCAACGGCTATTTCTTCCCGCCGGCACAGGTATGCCGTAACCCGAACTGTAAAAAAGACGGGGCCATGGAATTGGTAATGCTCGGCAACAAAGGCAAATTAGAGGCCTATTCCGTCAACTATTTTTCGCCGCCGCCGCCATACCACGCCCCCGATCCTTTTGTTCCCTTCGGCGTCGGAATGGTCAGCCTGCCTGAAGGCATCAGCATCACCGGCCAGATTTCCTCCGGCTTCGATGAAAAAAACCTGGAGGTCGGCATGGATATGGACGTCGTGATTGAGAAGCTGTACGAGGACAGCCAGGGGAACGACGTTATGGCATGGAAGTTCAGGCCTGCTCGCAAATAG
- a CDS encoding lipid-transfer protein translates to MNEVAILGVAMHPWGKIKDKSVPELNLEVAQKALKDAGLEWKDIQFVVAGSDPWSGVDGLLAGCRLSQKIGNNGIPVVNVYNACATGGYALKTAQAYINSGFCDYVLVVAASISPSGFFGVTTVGREDDPNDLDSQRFRVLGLTNPTGFAFMATYRMHHYGMTENDLAMVKVKNAKFGSLNPLARFKKTFTVEDVLKSPMVTYPLRLYELCATSDGAAAIVLSSMKAAKKHTRKPVRLASVGIATPKYPDPRSGGYGLDIASDSGDLDFNNGMGVRAAYNAYEEAGIGPEDLDLAEVYDLSSAFELGWYEEIGLCKRGDAEKLLREGVTGIGGRMPVNTSGGCASFGEAIPAQAMAQVCELTWQMRGASGPRQVEGAKVGFTVNAGKQGNCSATVVKK, encoded by the coding sequence ATGAATGAAGTAGCTATTCTGGGAGTGGCCATGCATCCCTGGGGAAAAATAAAAGATAAGAGCGTTCCCGAGCTGAACCTCGAGGTAGCTCAAAAAGCCCTCAAAGACGCCGGCCTGGAGTGGAAGGACATCCAGTTTGTCGTGGCAGGCTCGGATCCCTGGAGCGGCGTCGACGGCCTGTTAGCCGGCTGCAGATTATCGCAGAAAATAGGCAACAACGGTATACCGGTGGTCAATGTATACAATGCCTGCGCAACGGGCGGATACGCGTTGAAGACAGCGCAGGCCTACATCAACTCCGGCTTCTGTGATTATGTGCTGGTTGTTGCGGCCAGCATTTCGCCCTCCGGTTTTTTCGGTGTCACTACCGTCGGCCGGGAAGACGACCCTAACGACCTTGATTCACAGCGTTTCAGGGTACTGGGGCTGACCAATCCCACCGGGTTTGCTTTCATGGCAACATACAGGATGCATCATTATGGGATGACCGAAAACGACCTTGCCATGGTTAAGGTAAAAAACGCCAAATTCGGATCGCTCAATCCCCTTGCGCGCTTCAAGAAAACATTTACCGTCGAGGATGTGCTCAAATCACCCATGGTAACTTATCCCCTGCGCTTGTATGAGCTGTGCGCGACAAGCGACGGCGCGGCCGCAATCGTCCTGAGCAGCATGAAGGCGGCTAAAAAACACACCCGTAAGCCTGTCAGATTGGCCAGCGTGGGAATAGCTACTCCTAAATACCCCGACCCCAGGAGCGGAGGCTATGGATTGGATATAGCCAGCGACTCGGGTGACCTCGATTTTAACAACGGCATGGGAGTGCGTGCAGCCTACAACGCCTACGAAGAAGCGGGCATCGGCCCGGAAGATCTGGACCTGGCGGAAGTATACGATCTCAGCTCCGCCTTCGAGCTGGGCTGGTACGAGGAGATCGGGCTCTGCAAGCGGGGAGACGCTGAGAAGCTGTTGCGGGAAGGCGTTACGGGTATTGGCGGCAGGATGCCGGTTAACACCAGCGGCGGCTGTGCCTCTTTTGGAGAAGCTATCCCGGCCCAGGCCATGGCACAGGTATGCGAGCTTACATGGCAGATGAGGGGCGCTTCCGGACCTAGGCAGGTCGAGGGCGCAAAAGTCGGCTTCACGGTTAATGCCGGAAAACAGGGAAACTGCTCTGCCACTGTTGTAAAAAAATAA
- a CDS encoding MFS transporter, which produces MKKGQTENSDVLIKVKPWQVWYTIVVLFVLYMMDYALRSVIGPMTPALKADLGLSDTEVGWLMSVVLIGVAVFALPLSYLIDRWSRSKMISLMSVIWSVASLFSGFCINFGQLLATRTVVGVGEASFVSGGMALIAAMVKKARRALVTGIWVVAIPFGSAVGFLIGGFVTKSFGWQAAFMAVAAPGIIFGLLAWFIPDYKIDKSALNKAGDVPRSNALGSTLKEFVKIKTLPILYLTIALEMCYVLGYVPWVPVLLNRYMGMDTVLASSVSAGLALTAIIAMPLGGWVTDKVSQHNPRNKVLVIVVVMLLASIFMAAGTYLASLPLFAIGVFFTTAFVAAQLNAVQEIVPAYQRSTAMGLYMLTGYILGGMWGPILMGAVSDAVNIQTSFLVISGIGFLSSFGYLWSSKYFNVDYHRAREVDRAMGLLEKK; this is translated from the coding sequence ATGAAAAAAGGGCAAACGGAAAATAGCGATGTCCTGATCAAAGTTAAGCCGTGGCAGGTATGGTACACCATAGTAGTCCTTTTCGTCCTCTATATGATGGACTACGCGCTGCGGTCGGTGATCGGGCCCATGACGCCGGCCTTAAAGGCCGACCTGGGGCTGAGCGATACCGAGGTGGGCTGGCTGATGTCCGTGGTGCTTATCGGTGTAGCGGTCTTTGCGCTTCCGCTGTCCTACCTTATCGACCGCTGGAGCCGGTCCAAAATGATCTCGCTAATGTCCGTTATCTGGAGCGTGGCCAGCCTGTTTTCCGGTTTCTGTATAAACTTCGGGCAGCTGCTGGCCACACGTACCGTGGTGGGAGTCGGCGAGGCCAGTTTCGTCTCGGGCGGCATGGCCCTTATCGCCGCCATGGTCAAGAAGGCCCGGCGTGCGCTGGTTACCGGTATCTGGGTAGTGGCCATACCTTTTGGCTCGGCCGTCGGCTTCCTGATCGGAGGATTCGTCACCAAGAGCTTCGGCTGGCAGGCGGCGTTTATGGCCGTGGCCGCTCCGGGCATCATCTTCGGCTTACTGGCCTGGTTCATACCCGACTATAAGATAGACAAATCGGCGCTTAATAAAGCGGGGGACGTTCCCCGCAGTAACGCGCTGGGTTCGACGCTCAAGGAATTCGTAAAGATCAAGACACTGCCCATCCTCTATCTCACTATCGCGCTCGAGATGTGCTACGTTCTGGGATACGTGCCCTGGGTGCCGGTGCTGCTGAATCGCTACATGGGTATGGACACGGTGCTGGCCAGCTCAGTCTCGGCCGGCCTGGCTTTAACGGCCATCATCGCCATGCCGCTGGGCGGATGGGTGACGGACAAGGTCTCCCAGCACAACCCGCGCAACAAGGTGCTGGTCATCGTTGTAGTCATGCTGCTGGCCAGCATCTTCATGGCAGCCGGCACTTACCTGGCTTCTCTGCCGCTATTCGCTATCGGCGTGTTCTTTACCACTGCCTTTGTCGCGGCCCAGCTCAACGCGGTGCAGGAGATCGTGCCCGCCTATCAGCGCTCCACGGCCATGGGTCTCTATATGCTCACCGGCTACATCCTGGGCGGCATGTGGGGTCCCATATTGATGGGGGCCGTTTCCGACGCCGTTAACATACAAACGTCATTCCTCGTCATATCCGGCATCGGCTTCCTCAGCAGCTTCGGCTACCTGTGGTCTTCCAAATATTTCAACGTCGATTACCACCGCGCCCGCGAGGTGGACCGCGCCATGGGATTGCTTGAGAAAAAGTAG